A window of Corallococcus macrosporus DSM 14697 contains these coding sequences:
- a CDS encoding cysteine synthase A, producing the protein MAPRIGTLWDSVGNTPLLRIGSLSRRTGCEILAKAEFMNPGGSIKDRAAKGMIQGAEARGLLEPGGAIFEGTAGNTGIGLGLLGRERGYRVVVTMPDNQAREKYELLEAMGVEVRKLPAVPFANPSHFFHQARVLAEAEGGFWANQFENPANGDAHYETTGPEIWEQCEGRVDVLVASVGSGGTLGGVSRYLKEKNPHLRVVLVDPPGSGLFSFVREGRMEGPGSSITEGIGIMRLTENFRRARVDEAMRLGDQEMVEMLYHLAREDALVVGTSAALNVRAAWELARRHRGEGLRIVTFLCDHGSRYASKVFNPEFLASKQLEVRPLPAD; encoded by the coding sequence ATGGCGCCTCGCATCGGAACGCTCTGGGACTCCGTCGGAAACACCCCGCTGCTCCGCATTGGCTCGCTGAGCCGGCGGACGGGGTGTGAAATTCTCGCGAAGGCCGAGTTCATGAACCCCGGCGGCAGCATCAAGGACCGCGCCGCCAAGGGGATGATTCAGGGCGCGGAGGCGCGGGGCCTGCTCGAGCCGGGCGGCGCCATCTTCGAGGGCACCGCGGGCAACACCGGCATCGGCCTGGGCCTGCTGGGCCGCGAGCGCGGCTACCGCGTGGTCGTCACGATGCCGGACAACCAGGCCCGCGAGAAGTACGAGCTGCTGGAGGCCATGGGCGTGGAGGTCCGCAAGCTCCCGGCCGTGCCCTTCGCCAACCCGAGCCACTTCTTCCACCAGGCGCGCGTGCTGGCGGAGGCGGAGGGCGGCTTCTGGGCGAACCAGTTCGAGAACCCGGCCAACGGCGACGCCCACTACGAGACGACGGGCCCTGAAATCTGGGAGCAGTGCGAGGGGCGCGTGGACGTGCTGGTGGCGTCCGTGGGCAGCGGCGGCACCCTGGGCGGCGTCAGCCGCTACCTGAAGGAGAAGAACCCCCACCTGCGCGTGGTGCTGGTGGACCCGCCGGGCTCCGGGCTCTTCTCCTTCGTGCGCGAAGGGCGCATGGAGGGGCCGGGCTCCTCCATCACCGAGGGCATTGGCATCATGCGCCTCACGGAGAACTTCCGCCGCGCCCGCGTGGATGAGGCCATGCGCCTGGGCGACCAGGAGATGGTGGAGATGCTCTACCACCTGGCCCGCGAGGACGCGCTGGTGGTGGGCACGTCCGCGGCCCTCAACGTGCGCGCGGCCTGGGAGCTGGCGCGCCGTCACCGGGGCGAGGGCCTGCGCATCGTCACCTTCCTCTGCGACCATGGCAGCCGCTACGCCTCCAAGGTGTTCAATCCGGAGTTCCTCGCGTCCAAGCAACTGGAGGTGAGGCCGCTCCCGGCGGATTGA
- a CDS encoding efflux RND transporter periplasmic adaptor subunit has translation MKWWKGAIAGALFVGAAAITAGGLKDRPPPSLEVQLSKARKGTITRTITGAGKVQAATTVKISSSLSGDLVELAVKDGEAVTKGQVLGRIDPRLYQAAHKQALASLNASRADVQVAEVEVGRAQLELQRVEDLAKKGLASTAEVDTARATKSTADARLTSAKQMLARNGAIVDQAQTDLTRTTLVSPIDGNVIELSREVGERVRGSDLSEDVVMTIAALSAMEVKFEVGEHEVVHLRTGQPAEITLDALEGQTYSGSVVEIAQKALIKNEGTEAEVTSFPITVALDTRPPNVLPGMSAEARISAETHNDVVLVPIQAVTVRSERTLPDYKAPIEGGGLTAKRTESLAKVVFVVDGNNKAQVRRVQTGIASDTELEIVTGINEGDRVIEGPYRTLSKELNDGDIVREPEQGAGMKGGRKS, from the coding sequence ATGAAGTGGTGGAAGGGTGCCATTGCCGGCGCGTTGTTCGTGGGTGCCGCGGCCATCACGGCGGGCGGCTTGAAGGACCGTCCTCCGCCGTCGCTCGAGGTCCAGCTTTCGAAGGCCCGCAAGGGCACCATCACCCGCACCATCACCGGCGCGGGCAAGGTGCAGGCGGCCACGACGGTGAAGATCTCGTCCAGCCTCTCCGGTGACCTGGTGGAGCTGGCGGTGAAGGACGGCGAGGCGGTGACGAAGGGCCAGGTGCTGGGCCGCATCGACCCGCGCCTCTACCAGGCCGCGCACAAGCAGGCGCTGGCGTCGCTGAACGCCTCGCGCGCCGACGTGCAGGTGGCGGAGGTGGAGGTGGGCCGCGCGCAGCTCGAGCTCCAGCGCGTGGAGGACCTGGCGAAGAAGGGCCTGGCGTCCACCGCCGAGGTGGACACGGCGCGGGCCACGAAGAGCACGGCGGATGCGCGGCTGACGTCCGCCAAGCAGATGCTGGCGCGCAACGGGGCCATCGTGGACCAGGCGCAGACGGACCTCACGCGCACCACGCTGGTGTCGCCCATCGACGGCAACGTCATCGAGCTGTCGCGCGAGGTCGGTGAGCGCGTGCGTGGCTCGGACCTGTCCGAGGACGTGGTGATGACCATCGCCGCGCTCAGCGCCATGGAGGTGAAGTTCGAGGTGGGCGAGCACGAGGTGGTGCACCTGCGCACGGGCCAGCCCGCGGAGATCACCCTGGACGCGCTGGAGGGCCAGACGTACTCGGGCTCCGTGGTGGAGATCGCCCAGAAGGCGCTCATCAAGAACGAGGGCACGGAGGCCGAGGTGACGAGCTTCCCCATCACCGTCGCGCTGGACACCCGCCCGCCCAACGTGCTGCCCGGCATGAGCGCCGAGGCGCGCATCTCCGCGGAGACGCACAACGACGTGGTGCTGGTGCCCATCCAGGCGGTGACGGTGCGCTCGGAGCGCACGCTGCCGGACTACAAGGCGCCCATCGAGGGCGGCGGGCTGACGGCGAAGCGCACGGAGTCGCTGGCCAAGGTCGTGTTCGTCGTGGACGGCAACAACAAGGCGCAGGTGCGCCGGGTGCAGACGGGCATCGCCTCCGACACGGAGCTGGAGATCGTCACCGGAATCAACGAGGGCGACCGGGTGATTGAAGGTCCATACCGGACGCTGTCGAAGGAGCTGAACGACGGCGACATCGTGCGCGAGCCCGAGCAGGGCGCGGGAATGAAGGGCGGTCGGAAGTCGTGA
- a CDS encoding TolC family protein, whose protein sequence is MNALVLAAALAAAPVDSGTPISLEQARAEGRKNVSAIQALLDVAIADEDVKLSRSALLPRLSMDASAGKIWFGRRQEFTTVPDPANPGQFIRNAVETPSTSTQNYDLGMSLTQVIYDRARWKQLEQSGVIRDAQKGQAREEADTSELEAIRRFFTLYRTQATLQVLKATVERSEQQVERAQALFEAGRAGKNEEITATVNLGTDRISYTSTLGQLVNDQSQLAVWLARPGTEALTAQDPGVLTTEPPPAPSINEALATARAYRPLLKTLELRIRAAELQQSIARSEYLPRLVAQGLYNRGGPDASLVFTEPRLQNRFTAAVGLSWDLFTGLSTGASARRAEADTRKAQLTLEQTAREIEAEVRAAHRTLETQLEAARLAAQNVEAAAQGLDMQEQRFRAGVGSTLEVRDAQLSLTRAELALLENRIDVEIARYSLLRAMGALSPGESK, encoded by the coding sequence ATGAACGCGCTCGTACTCGCGGCCGCGCTGGCCGCCGCGCCCGTGGACTCCGGCACGCCCATCTCCCTGGAGCAGGCCCGCGCCGAGGGCCGCAAGAACGTCTCCGCCATCCAGGCCCTGCTCGACGTGGCCATCGCGGACGAGGACGTGAAGCTGTCACGCTCGGCGCTGCTGCCGCGGCTTTCAATGGATGCGTCGGCGGGGAAGATCTGGTTCGGCCGCCGGCAGGAGTTCACCACGGTTCCGGACCCGGCCAACCCGGGCCAGTTCATCCGCAACGCCGTCGAGACGCCCTCCACCAGCACCCAGAACTACGACCTGGGCATGTCGCTCACGCAGGTCATCTACGACCGCGCCCGCTGGAAGCAACTGGAGCAGAGCGGCGTGATCCGTGACGCGCAGAAGGGCCAGGCCCGGGAAGAGGCGGACACCTCCGAGCTGGAGGCCATCCGCCGCTTCTTCACCCTGTACCGCACCCAGGCCACGCTCCAGGTGCTGAAGGCCACCGTGGAGCGCAGCGAGCAGCAGGTGGAGCGCGCCCAGGCCCTCTTCGAGGCGGGCCGCGCGGGGAAGAACGAGGAGATCACCGCCACGGTGAACCTGGGGACGGACCGCATCAGCTACACCTCCACGCTGGGGCAGTTGGTCAACGACCAGTCCCAGCTCGCGGTGTGGCTGGCCCGGCCGGGCACCGAGGCCCTGACGGCGCAGGACCCCGGCGTGCTCACGACCGAGCCGCCGCCCGCGCCGTCCATCAACGAGGCGCTCGCGACGGCCCGGGCCTACCGGCCGCTGCTCAAGACGCTGGAGCTGCGCATCCGCGCCGCCGAGCTGCAGCAGTCCATCGCGCGCTCGGAGTACCTGCCGCGCCTGGTGGCCCAGGGCCTCTACAACCGCGGCGGTCCGGACGCCTCGCTGGTGTTCACCGAGCCGCGCCTGCAGAACCGCTTCACGGCGGCCGTCGGGTTGAGCTGGGACCTCTTCACCGGCCTGTCCACCGGGGCCAGCGCGCGCCGCGCCGAGGCGGACACCCGCAAGGCGCAGCTCACGCTGGAGCAGACCGCCCGGGAGATTGAAGCCGAGGTGCGCGCCGCGCACCGCACGTTGGAGACGCAGTTGGAGGCCGCTCGCCTGGCCGCGCAGAACGTCGAGGCCGCCGCCCAGGGGCTCGACATGCAGGAGCAGCGCTTCCGCGCTGGCGTGGGCTCCACCCTGGAGGTCCGCGACGCCCAGTTGAGCCTGACGCGCGCCGAGCTTGCCTTGTTGGAAAACAGGATTGATGTCGAAATCGCCCGCTATTCGTTGCTGCGGGCCATGGGCGCGCTGAGCCCGGGAGAGTCGAAATGA
- a CDS encoding ABC transporter permease encodes MRAFLDNLRLALGTFLGNPLRSLLTLLGIVIGVATVITMMGLIEGLRIKVNNDLGRMGAHTFQVTKWPAGGFGRINWAKYAKRKDLEMSDARAIEEFCPSVGVVVPTDDEGGEKLSTASQETAPSVRVFGTPANYPLVSGVSVQAGRYFNEVEALDGRYVVLLGTDVSDSLFPGMNPVGHEVRIKGRPFRVIGLLEKRGSMLGMFSMDNQVMIPLTVFHQLFGKRRSLDISVQATSPELFSKAQDEVANLMRRRRDVPANLPNDFEIHTNESVTASFNQLSQVITIAGVGVCLLSLVVGGIGILNIMLVSVMERTREIGVRKALGARKRRILGQFATEAVLLSLLGGALGLGLGFGLVFLGNWMMGFPMQVPPWAVGLALFMSCGVGLLFGIYPAARAAKLDPVEAMRAD; translated from the coding sequence ATGCGAGCGTTCCTGGACAATCTGCGGCTGGCGCTGGGCACCTTCCTGGGCAACCCGCTGCGCTCGCTGTTGACGCTGCTGGGCATCGTCATCGGCGTGGCCACGGTCATCACCATGATGGGGCTCATCGAGGGCCTGCGCATCAAGGTGAACAACGACCTGGGGCGGATGGGGGCCCACACCTTCCAGGTGACGAAGTGGCCCGCGGGCGGCTTCGGGCGCATCAACTGGGCCAAGTACGCCAAGCGCAAGGACCTGGAGATGTCCGACGCGCGCGCCATCGAGGAGTTCTGCCCGTCGGTGGGCGTGGTGGTGCCCACGGATGACGAGGGGGGCGAGAAGCTGTCCACCGCGAGCCAGGAGACGGCGCCGTCGGTTCGCGTGTTCGGCACGCCCGCCAACTACCCGCTGGTCAGCGGCGTGTCGGTGCAGGCGGGGCGCTACTTCAACGAGGTGGAGGCGCTGGACGGGCGCTACGTGGTGCTCCTGGGGACGGATGTGTCGGACTCGCTGTTTCCGGGCATGAACCCCGTGGGGCACGAGGTGCGCATCAAGGGCCGGCCCTTCCGCGTCATCGGCCTGCTGGAGAAGCGGGGGAGCATGCTGGGCATGTTCAGCATGGACAACCAGGTGATGATCCCGCTGACCGTCTTCCACCAGCTCTTCGGGAAGCGGCGCTCGCTGGACATCAGCGTGCAGGCGACGTCCCCGGAGCTGTTCAGCAAGGCGCAGGACGAGGTCGCCAACCTGATGCGCCGGCGCCGCGACGTGCCGGCGAACCTGCCCAACGACTTTGAAATCCACACGAACGAGTCGGTGACGGCGTCGTTCAATCAGCTCTCCCAGGTCATCACCATCGCGGGCGTGGGCGTGTGCCTGCTGTCGCTCGTGGTGGGCGGCATCGGCATCCTCAACATCATGCTGGTGTCGGTGATGGAGCGGACGCGGGAGATTGGCGTGCGCAAGGCGCTGGGCGCGCGCAAGCGCCGCATCCTGGGCCAGTTCGCCACCGAGGCGGTGCTGCTGTCGCTGCTGGGCGGCGCCCTGGGCCTGGGGCTGGGCTTCGGCCTGGTGTTCCTGGGGAACTGGATGATGGGCTTCCCCATGCAGGTGCCGCCCTGGGCGGTGGGCCTGGCCCTGTTCATGAGCTGCGGCGTGGGGCTGCTGTTCGGCATCTACCCGGCGGCCCGCGCGGCGAAGCTGGACCCGGTGGAGGCCATGCGGGCGGATTGA
- a CDS encoding AAA family ATPase, whose protein sequence is MVDSTDLAQVLHEANDIAQSVVQRVTSAHVLLALFTVENRAQVLLKERGVDEDAILQLLTAAPAEPDGLLRELREKTREIAANVGSQEADCLHLLIAVARVRCAAQELLQQAGLDLGGLMRTAMSYFTSGHMPRRLQLGRSQTLGPRPASRPLGAPPSPLPASAVTLSLPRTRPGAPPTPPPFVAPPPTPRYSTPALSPRDLIDVDEEPEALPPPPPPAPVARAAPAPAPAPTAAPAARPAQPASASPVLDAKAYPLLTSLGRNLSQAAHEGRLDPVVGRAREVEEVIDILGKRRTNNPCLLGEPGVGKTAVVEGVAQRLLALRGSLSEKVLVELDMATLVAGTQLRGSFSEKLNALKEEVRRAEGRVVVFIDEIHTLVGAGSTGDGPQDAANELKTAMARGEFPCIGATTHDEYRKFISTDPALERRFTAVVVNEPSVPETVEILRGIIGRYEEHHGLRYTPEALEAAASLASRYVTDRFMPDKAISVVDLAGSRCHREGRDVVEPSDVARVVAKLAGVPEERLLMNDSSRLLRLEQDLAERVIGHAEAVTRIARVIRRNYAGFASRRPMGSFLFLGPTGVGKTEMARALADVLFGNRDALVRLDMSEMSEQHGVSRLIGSPAGYVGFGEGGQLTEPVRRRPSSVVVLDEIEKAHREVQMLLLQVLEEGRLTDGKGRHIDFSNTVIVMTTNLGAEAFSRTGRPVGFGADAAGPGDAMDTASSVARKALPPELWNRIDERLPFRPLAEVEVARIATLLLEESSKRLATERGIEYFAGDDVVGHLLKSGGFDPQLGARPMRQMVQRLVEGPLAERILSGEFGTGDRVRIAVRSGQLQFQRER, encoded by the coding sequence ATGGTCGATAGCACGGACCTCGCGCAGGTCCTCCACGAAGCGAATGACATCGCACAGAGCGTGGTGCAGCGGGTCACCTCCGCCCACGTGCTCCTGGCGCTCTTCACGGTGGAGAACCGTGCACAGGTGCTGCTCAAGGAGCGAGGCGTGGACGAGGACGCCATCCTCCAGCTCCTGACGGCCGCGCCGGCCGAGCCGGATGGCCTGCTCCGCGAGCTGCGCGAGAAGACCCGGGAGATCGCCGCCAATGTGGGCTCGCAGGAGGCGGACTGCCTCCACCTGCTCATCGCCGTGGCCCGGGTGCGCTGCGCCGCCCAGGAGCTGCTGCAGCAGGCCGGGCTGGACCTGGGCGGTCTCATGCGCACGGCCATGTCCTACTTCACCAGCGGCCACATGCCGCGCCGCCTCCAGTTGGGCCGCTCGCAGACGCTGGGCCCCCGGCCCGCGAGCCGCCCCCTGGGTGCGCCGCCCTCCCCGCTGCCGGCCTCCGCCGTGACGCTGAGCCTGCCGCGCACCCGGCCCGGGGCCCCGCCGACGCCCCCGCCCTTCGTCGCGCCGCCGCCAACGCCGCGCTACAGCACGCCCGCGCTGTCCCCCCGGGACCTCATCGACGTGGACGAGGAGCCGGAGGCGCTCCCGCCGCCGCCTCCCCCCGCGCCCGTGGCCCGCGCGGCGCCGGCGCCCGCTCCGGCTCCCACCGCCGCGCCCGCGGCGCGACCGGCGCAGCCCGCCTCCGCGTCGCCGGTGCTCGACGCCAAGGCGTACCCCCTGCTCACCTCGCTGGGCCGCAACCTGAGCCAGGCCGCCCACGAGGGCCGGTTGGATCCGGTGGTGGGCCGCGCGCGCGAGGTCGAGGAGGTCATCGACATCCTGGGCAAGCGCCGCACCAACAACCCCTGCCTGCTGGGCGAGCCCGGCGTGGGCAAGACGGCGGTGGTGGAGGGCGTGGCGCAGCGGCTGCTGGCGCTGCGCGGGTCGCTGTCGGAGAAGGTGCTGGTGGAGCTGGACATGGCCACGCTGGTGGCCGGCACGCAGCTTCGCGGCTCGTTCTCCGAGAAGCTCAACGCGCTGAAGGAGGAGGTCCGCCGCGCCGAGGGCCGCGTGGTGGTCTTCATCGACGAAATCCACACCCTGGTGGGCGCGGGCTCCACGGGGGACGGTCCGCAGGACGCGGCCAACGAGCTGAAGACGGCCATGGCGCGCGGCGAGTTCCCCTGCATCGGCGCCACCACGCACGACGAGTACCGCAAGTTCATCAGCACCGACCCGGCCCTGGAGCGCCGCTTCACCGCCGTGGTCGTCAACGAGCCCTCCGTGCCGGAGACGGTGGAGATCCTCCGCGGCATCATCGGCCGCTACGAGGAGCACCACGGGCTGCGCTACACGCCGGAGGCGCTGGAGGCCGCCGCGTCCCTGGCCAGTCGCTACGTGACGGACCGGTTCATGCCGGACAAGGCCATCTCCGTGGTGGACCTGGCGGGCAGCCGCTGCCACCGCGAGGGCCGCGACGTGGTGGAGCCCTCGGACGTGGCGCGCGTGGTGGCCAAGCTCGCGGGCGTCCCCGAGGAGCGCCTGCTGATGAACGACTCGTCGCGCCTGCTGCGGCTGGAGCAGGACCTGGCGGAGCGCGTCATCGGGCACGCGGAGGCGGTGACGCGCATCGCCCGGGTCATCCGCCGCAACTACGCGGGCTTCGCGTCGCGCCGTCCCATGGGCAGCTTCCTCTTCCTGGGCCCCACGGGCGTGGGCAAGACGGAGATGGCGCGCGCGCTGGCGGACGTGCTGTTCGGCAACCGGGACGCGTTGGTGCGCCTGGACATGAGCGAGATGTCCGAGCAGCACGGCGTCTCGCGCCTCATCGGCTCCCCCGCCGGCTACGTGGGCTTCGGCGAGGGTGGCCAGCTCACCGAGCCGGTGCGCCGCCGCCCCTCGTCGGTGGTGGTGCTGGACGAAATCGAGAAGGCGCACCGCGAGGTGCAGATGCTCCTCCTCCAGGTGCTGGAGGAAGGCCGCCTGACGGACGGCAAGGGGCGCCACATCGACTTCTCCAACACGGTCATCGTCATGACGACGAACCTGGGCGCGGAGGCCTTCTCCCGCACGGGCCGCCCGGTGGGCTTCGGCGCAGACGCCGCGGGCCCCGGGGACGCCATGGACACGGCGTCTTCGGTGGCGCGCAAGGCGCTGCCGCCGGAGCTGTGGAACCGCATCGACGAACGGCTCCCCTTCCGCCCGCTGGCGGAGGTGGAGGTGGCGCGCATCGCCACGCTGCTGCTGGAGGAGAGCAGCAAGCGCCTGGCCACCGAGCGCGGCATCGAATACTTCGCCGGTGATGACGTGGTGGGCCACCTCCTGAAGTCCGGCGGGTTCGACCCGCAGCTCGGCGCGCGCCCCATGCGGCAGATGGTGCAGCGCCTGGTGGAGGGCCCCCTGGCGGAGCGCATCCTGTCGGGTGAGTTCGGCACGGGCGACCGCGTGCGCATCGCGGTGCGCTCCGGGCAGCTCCAGTTCCAGCGCGAGCGATGA
- a CDS encoding ABC transporter permease, with translation MSQRSAFRVDVLEGARIAVFSLRANRLRTVLTTLGIGIGVATLLAIVGIIQGLNTSFHKQLATFGANTMYVSKFPWMIKGDWWKYRNRKNFTLDQVHRLRALAPFVTSLSPSVSKLSDVAHGGEQMSTVRIQGVTYEYLDISGYEVTAGRFLTDADDATTRPVAVIGADVADGLFPGVSPVGQSIRVDNRSFQVVGTLSRKGKVMGESMDLIVFIPFKTFYSSFGKGRRFEIALAVADATQMRSAEDQLTGIMRRVRSTPPGADDDFSINRPEAMAQTYEQLTGALYGVAVGVGLITLLVGGIGIMNIMLVSVRERTREIGVRRALGARKRTIVFQFLMEASSVSAVGGLLGTTVGLGTAKVVSLITPLAADVQPMTVVAGVGFAALVGLLFGIWPAARAANLDPVEALRYE, from the coding sequence ATGAGCCAGCGGTCCGCCTTCCGCGTGGATGTGCTGGAAGGCGCGCGCATCGCCGTGTTCTCCCTGCGGGCCAACCGCCTGCGCACGGTGCTGACCACCCTGGGCATCGGTATCGGCGTGGCCACGCTGCTGGCCATCGTCGGCATCATCCAGGGGCTCAACACGTCGTTCCACAAGCAGCTCGCGACCTTCGGCGCGAACACGATGTACGTGTCCAAGTTCCCCTGGATGATCAAGGGCGACTGGTGGAAGTACCGCAACCGGAAGAACTTCACCCTGGACCAGGTGCACCGGCTGCGCGCGCTGGCGCCCTTCGTGACGTCCTTGTCCCCGTCGGTGTCGAAGTTGTCGGACGTGGCGCACGGCGGCGAGCAGATGTCCACCGTGCGCATCCAGGGCGTGACGTACGAGTACCTGGACATCTCCGGCTACGAAGTCACCGCGGGGCGCTTCCTCACCGACGCGGATGACGCGACGACGCGCCCGGTGGCGGTGATTGGCGCGGACGTGGCGGACGGGCTCTTCCCGGGCGTCAGCCCCGTGGGCCAGTCGATTCGCGTGGACAACCGCAGCTTCCAGGTGGTGGGCACGCTCAGCCGGAAGGGGAAGGTGATGGGCGAGAGCATGGACCTCATCGTCTTCATCCCCTTCAAGACGTTCTATTCGAGCTTCGGCAAGGGCCGCCGCTTCGAGATTGCCCTGGCGGTGGCGGACGCCACCCAGATGCGGTCCGCGGAGGACCAGCTCACCGGCATCATGCGGCGCGTGCGCTCCACGCCGCCGGGGGCGGACGACGACTTCTCCATCAACCGGCCGGAGGCCATGGCGCAGACATACGAGCAGCTCACCGGCGCGCTCTACGGCGTGGCCGTGGGCGTGGGCCTCATCACGCTGCTGGTGGGCGGCATTGGCATCATGAACATCATGCTGGTGTCGGTGCGCGAGCGGACGCGGGAGATTGGCGTGCGGCGCGCGCTGGGGGCGCGGAAGCGGACCATCGTCTTCCAGTTCCTGATGGAGGCCTCCAGCGTGTCCGCGGTGGGCGGCCTGCTGGGCACCACGGTGGGGTTGGGGACGGCCAAGGTGGTGTCGCTCATCACGCCGCTGGCCGCGGACGTGCAGCCGATGACGGTGGTGGCGGGGGTGGGCTTCGCCGCGCTGGTGGGCCTGCTGTTCGGCATCTGGCCGGCGGCGCGCGCGGCGAACCTGGACCCCGTGGAAGCCCTCCGTTACGAGTAG
- a CDS encoding DUF4123 domain-containing protein yields the protein MSAPVAPQLPGLLRWMRQATEDAPTSAIYAILDGARAPHIHRLVLSCGLTQSCLYAGKLPPELVEVAPYLVQLRPGAPATEQLLAAGWGKSWGIFVQSPAHPDALRRHLRRFLKVKDAHGKSLVFRYYDPRVLRVYLPTCTDDELDFLFGPIEQFFAESEDGGSMLAYARRPEDAPLDAPPLSILPTPLV from the coding sequence GTGAGCGCGCCCGTCGCCCCCCAGCTCCCCGGCCTCTTGCGGTGGATGCGGCAGGCCACGGAGGACGCGCCCACCTCGGCCATCTACGCCATCCTGGATGGCGCGCGGGCGCCCCACATCCACCGGCTGGTCCTCTCCTGCGGCCTGACGCAGAGCTGCCTCTACGCGGGCAAGCTGCCTCCGGAGCTGGTGGAGGTGGCGCCCTACCTGGTGCAGCTCAGGCCCGGCGCGCCCGCCACGGAGCAGCTCCTCGCCGCGGGCTGGGGCAAGAGCTGGGGCATCTTCGTGCAGAGCCCGGCCCACCCGGACGCGCTGCGGCGGCACCTGCGGCGCTTCCTCAAGGTCAAGGACGCCCACGGCAAGTCCCTGGTGTTCCGCTACTACGACCCGCGCGTGCTGCGCGTCTACCTGCCCACCTGCACGGACGACGAGCTGGACTTCCTCTTCGGCCCCATCGAGCAGTTCTTCGCCGAGTCGGAGGACGGCGGCAGCATGCTCGCCTACGCACGCCGCCCCGAGGACGCCCCCCTGGACGCGCCGCCGCTCTCCATCCTGCCGACGCCGCTCGTCTGA
- a CDS encoding ABC transporter ATP-binding protein produces the protein MSEASGAGPLIQVENITRVFHVGGEEVRALRGVSFGVNRGEWVAIIGQSGSGKSTMMNVLGCLDTPSSGRYMLNGKDVSRMSDDELAVIRNVEIGFIFQTFQLLPKETALANVELPLVYRGVSARERRARATAALEKVQLAHRMHHRPNELSGGQRQRVAIARALVSEPSMLLADEPTGNLDSATGEEIVRLFEQLHKAGHTLVLVTHEPKLAARCPRAIRLSDGEIVADGDGRQVALGTATDVLSAGGA, from the coding sequence GTGAGTGAGGCCAGCGGCGCGGGGCCGCTCATCCAGGTGGAGAACATCACCCGCGTCTTCCACGTGGGCGGTGAAGAGGTGCGCGCGCTGCGCGGCGTCTCCTTCGGCGTCAACCGGGGCGAATGGGTGGCCATCATCGGCCAGTCCGGCTCTGGCAAGAGCACGATGATGAACGTGCTCGGCTGCCTGGATACGCCCAGCAGCGGCCGGTACATGCTGAACGGCAAGGACGTGTCGCGCATGAGCGACGACGAGCTGGCCGTCATCCGCAACGTGGAGATTGGCTTCATCTTCCAGACCTTCCAGCTCCTGCCCAAGGAGACGGCCCTGGCCAACGTGGAGCTGCCGCTGGTGTACCGGGGCGTCAGCGCGCGGGAGCGGCGCGCGCGGGCCACGGCGGCGCTGGAGAAGGTGCAGCTCGCCCACCGCATGCACCACCGGCCCAACGAGCTGTCCGGTGGTCAGCGCCAGCGCGTGGCCATTGCCCGCGCGCTGGTGTCCGAGCCCTCCATGCTCCTGGCCGACGAGCCCACGGGCAACCTGGACTCGGCCACGGGTGAGGAGATCGTCCGCCTGTTCGAGCAGCTCCACAAGGCGGGCCACACGCTGGTGCTCGTGACGCACGAGCCCAAGCTGGCGGCGCGCTGCCCCCGGGCCATCCGTCTGAGCGACGGTGAGATTGTCGCCGACGGTGACGGGCGCCAGGTGGCCCTGGGGACGGCGACGGACGTGTTGAGCGCGGGGGGCGCATGA
- a CDS encoding YIP1 family protein, which translates to MTSLAQPARVFIDPLDGTRAAVEARRWVWPLLILALCVSASGTLFSLRWDAAPDVIRQLQGSGELMGLSEADLTDKIQTESRKALVGGIAKGVIVMPLMALLLACILWVASWLFDRPAPFEQLLSAAVLALLPIALYHLILTLCVAAQHSITVARVMNLVPSNLGAVLQGLSPKLQRVASTVDFFNLWSTGLLGLGFSAATGMSRGRALLLAFALYAMYAGIFLIGLPAQAGAQ; encoded by the coding sequence ATGACTTCTCTTGCTCAACCGGCCCGCGTCTTCATCGATCCCCTCGATGGGACTCGTGCCGCCGTCGAGGCGCGCCGCTGGGTGTGGCCTCTCCTGATTCTGGCGCTGTGCGTGTCCGCTTCCGGGACGCTGTTTTCCCTCCGCTGGGACGCCGCGCCTGACGTCATCCGCCAGCTCCAGGGCTCCGGCGAGCTGATGGGCCTGTCGGAGGCGGACCTCACCGACAAGATCCAGACGGAGTCGCGCAAGGCGCTCGTCGGCGGCATCGCCAAGGGCGTCATCGTGATGCCCCTGATGGCGCTGCTGCTGGCCTGCATCCTGTGGGTGGCGAGCTGGCTCTTCGACCGGCCCGCGCCCTTCGAGCAGCTCCTGTCCGCGGCGGTGCTGGCGCTGCTGCCCATCGCGCTCTACCACCTCATCCTGACCCTCTGCGTCGCGGCGCAGCATTCCATCACCGTGGCGCGCGTGATGAACCTCGTACCGTCCAACCTGGGAGCGGTGTTGCAAGGCCTGAGTCCGAAGCTGCAGCGCGTGGCGTCCACCGTGGATTTCTTCAACCTCTGGAGCACGGGCCTGTTGGGCCTGGGCTTCTCCGCGGCCACTGGCATGAGCCGGGGGCGGGCGCTGCTGCTCGCCTTCGCGCTGTACGCCATGTACGCGGGCATCTTCCTCATCGGCCTCCCGGCCCAGGCAGGTGCGCAATGA